A genomic window from Synechococcus sp. CBW1107 includes:
- the istA gene encoding IS21 family transposase: protein MERARQDDKGSAGAPSLEPMVLETAVQTPQDVEAMRRLSAAGWGRRRIAKELGCSPETVRKYLRQGGWQPYGKPCRNTVLDGQREWLRQRFMAHRGNADVVRQELASEKGIEVSLRTVERAVEPWRRELRNAALATVRFETPPGRQLQADFGQCLVSIGGERVRVHLAVLTLGYSRRLLVRAFRSEKQDHWLQALEEGFRHWGGVPQEVLVDNARALVSQHDPERNILVFAERLEEFARYWGFKPRACRPYRARTKGKDERGVAYVKRNAIAGREFSSWAEFEAHLVRWTREVADLRVHGTTGEAPLDRFVRAEAQALQPLEAKPSFLAERELVRIVHSDCCVEVEANWYSAPQALIRQRVSVLVRDQQVLIRHGGRIVAEHRRQRPGSRSRQVIDGHWEGLLPQRQQREAERSLRDGNARRDQEQRPVRSSELARPLAVYAELIGEVAA from the coding sequence GTGGAGCGAGCCAGGCAGGACGACAAGGGCAGCGCAGGGGCGCCATCTCTGGAGCCGATGGTTCTGGAGACAGCTGTGCAGACCCCTCAGGACGTGGAGGCGATGCGACGGCTATCGGCAGCAGGTTGGGGCCGGAGGCGGATTGCTAAAGAACTGGGCTGTTCACCGGAGACGGTGCGCAAGTACCTGCGGCAGGGTGGCTGGCAGCCCTACGGGAAGCCCTGCCGCAACACGGTTCTCGATGGCCAACGGGAGTGGCTGCGGCAGCGGTTTATGGCCCACCGCGGCAATGCCGATGTGGTGCGGCAGGAGCTGGCCAGTGAGAAGGGAATCGAGGTGAGCCTGCGGACAGTGGAGCGTGCCGTGGAGCCGTGGCGGCGGGAGCTGCGCAACGCGGCCCTGGCGACGGTGCGGTTTGAGACCCCGCCGGGCCGGCAACTGCAGGCAGACTTTGGCCAGTGCCTGGTGAGCATTGGCGGCGAGCGGGTGCGGGTGCACCTGGCGGTGCTCACCCTGGGGTACTCGCGCCGGCTGCTGGTGCGGGCATTCCGCAGCGAGAAGCAGGACCACTGGCTCCAGGCCCTGGAGGAGGGTTTCCGCCACTGGGGCGGGGTACCGCAGGAGGTGCTGGTGGATAACGCCCGTGCGCTGGTGAGCCAGCACGATCCCGAGCGCAACATCCTGGTTTTTGCCGAGCGGCTGGAGGAGTTCGCCCGTTACTGGGGGTTCAAGCCCCGTGCCTGTCGGCCGTACCGGGCCAGAACCAAAGGCAAGGACGAGCGTGGGGTGGCGTACGTCAAGAGGAACGCCATCGCTGGGCGGGAGTTCAGCAGCTGGGCGGAGTTTGAGGCCCATCTGGTGCGCTGGACCCGCGAGGTGGCCGACCTGCGGGTGCACGGCACCACCGGCGAGGCGCCGCTGGACCGGTTTGTGCGGGCAGAAGCCCAGGCGTTGCAGCCGCTGGAGGCCAAGCCGTCGTTCCTGGCGGAGCGGGAGCTGGTGCGGATCGTGCACAGCGACTGCTGCGTGGAGGTGGAGGCGAACTGGTACTCGGCGCCGCAGGCGCTGATCCGTCAGCGGGTGAGCGTGCTGGTGCGCGATCAACAGGTACTGATCCGCCACGGCGGCCGGATCGTCGCTGAGCACAGGCGCCAGCGGCCCGGTAGCCGCAGCCGCCAGGTGATCGACGGCCATTGGGAGGGCCTGCTGCCGCAACGGCAGCAGCGCGAGGCGGAGCGATCGCTGCGGGATGGCAACGCAAGACGTGATCAGGAGCAGCGCCCGGTCCGCAGCTCTGAACTGGCCCGGCCTCTGGCGGTTTATGCCGAGCTGATCGGGGAGGTGGCGGCATGA
- the istB gene encoding IS21-like element helper ATPase IstB, with the protein MSPTNPRNRSTAAIPPVPTEELEAMLTRLRLPAIRDRLDALLEEAARREMNLREALAWLCAAEVARKDQLRMEMALRLARFPYVRTLEAFDFEAQPSIDPAQIRELATCRWVANGDTLLLLGPPGVGKTHLAVALGREAVRLGHSVQYVGAMELISALAKAQAQHALEGRLTQYAKTRLLIIDELGYLPLEPNAAYLFFQLISRCYQRGSVLITSNRPVMEWGEVFGDQVVATAILDRLLHHSHVLTIRGDSYRLREKRRSGLIRPQAGGSSSPDSAGLRPPPPGEKA; encoded by the coding sequence ATGAGTCCCACCAACCCACGCAACCGATCCACAGCGGCGATACCACCGGTACCGACCGAGGAGCTGGAGGCAATGCTCACCCGCCTACGGCTCCCAGCAATCCGCGACCGCCTCGATGCGCTGCTGGAGGAAGCGGCAAGGCGGGAGATGAACCTGCGCGAGGCCCTGGCCTGGCTGTGCGCGGCCGAGGTGGCACGCAAAGACCAGCTGCGGATGGAGATGGCGCTGCGGCTGGCGCGCTTCCCCTATGTGCGCACGCTGGAAGCGTTCGATTTCGAGGCCCAGCCGTCGATCGACCCGGCCCAGATCCGTGAGTTGGCCACCTGCCGCTGGGTGGCCAACGGCGACACCCTGCTGCTGCTCGGGCCGCCGGGTGTGGGCAAGACCCACCTGGCGGTGGCGCTGGGCCGGGAGGCGGTGCGTCTCGGTCACAGCGTCCAGTACGTCGGTGCCATGGAGCTGATCAGCGCCCTGGCCAAGGCCCAGGCGCAGCACGCCCTGGAGGGCCGGCTGACGCAGTACGCCAAAACCCGGCTGCTGATCATCGATGAGCTGGGCTACCTGCCGCTGGAGCCGAACGCTGCGTACCTGTTCTTCCAGCTGATCTCCCGCTGCTACCAGCGCGGCAGCGTGCTGATCACCTCCAACCGCCCCGTCATGGAATGGGGCGAGGTGTTTGGCGATCAGGTGGTCGCCACAGCGATCCTCGACCGGCTGCTGCACCACAGCCACGTGCTGACGATCCGGGGCGACAGCTACCGGCTCAGGGAGAAGCGGCGCAGCGGCCTGATCCGCCCGCAGGCGGGCGGTTCCTCCTCACCGGACAGCGCTGGCCTACGGCCACCACCGCCCGGTGAGAAGGCCTAA
- a CDS encoding transposase has translation MTLTHSGASELSQLMEGTTAGALIPEIVRRGFQDLLEAEVSALTGAQLHERCPDQRSTHRNGYRERLLTTQVGDLSLAIPRLRQGSFFPSCQATSAFGPPATRKLVHLMAC, from the coding sequence ATGACCCTCACCCATAGTGGCGCCTCCGAGCTGAGCCAGCTCATGGAGGGCACCACCGCTGGCGCCCTGATCCCAGAGATCGTGCGCCGGGGTTTCCAGGACCTGCTGGAAGCCGAGGTTTCTGCCCTCACGGGCGCTCAACTCCATGAGCGCTGCCCCGATCAGCGCTCCACCCATCGCAACGGCTACCGGGAGCGGCTGCTCACCACCCAGGTGGGCGACCTCAGCCTGGCCATTCCCAGGTTGCGGCAGGGCAGCTTCTTTCCCAGCTGTCAAGCGACATCCGCTTTTGGTCCTCCGGCGACACGAAAACTGGTCCACCTGATGGCTTGCTGA
- a CDS encoding mechanosensitive ion channel family protein, whose translation MTPIQHFLIHCHPLLLVSEALLPARSRSESSAQRILADVTLNKTVGAIATVLLAYGGIVLIEKLTGWLSEKVARRYRLLIKQSLPFLKGLILIVTVSHLLDQFLNLNQNNLLALTGTLAVALGFAFKDYVSSVIAGVVSLFEASYRVGDRVRIGEHYGEVVGYGLRSLQLLTPDDNTITIPHNLLWTDPISNANSGHLEAQVSTDVYFDHSVDMDLVVDILYQAAYSSQYTQLRSPVVVVITEHPWGTQFKLRSYPIDARDEFIYRTDLLRRAKRAFAHHDLAYPNPQQVLLRASEPLERLT comes from the coding sequence ATGACTCCGATCCAACATTTCCTCATCCACTGCCATCCGTTGCTGCTGGTGAGCGAAGCACTTCTGCCAGCCCGGAGTCGGAGTGAATCCAGCGCGCAGAGGATTCTTGCTGATGTCACGCTGAACAAGACCGTTGGTGCCATCGCCACAGTCCTGCTGGCGTACGGCGGGATTGTCCTGATTGAGAAACTGACCGGTTGGTTGTCCGAAAAGGTGGCACGCCGCTATCGGCTCCTGATCAAGCAATCTTTGCCGTTCCTGAAGGGGCTGATCCTGATCGTGACGGTGTCCCACCTTCTCGATCAATTTCTGAATCTCAACCAGAACAATCTTCTTGCCCTGACAGGGACTCTGGCTGTGGCACTGGGCTTCGCCTTCAAGGATTACGTGAGTTCGGTGATAGCTGGAGTTGTTTCCCTTTTCGAAGCGTCCTACCGAGTCGGCGACCGAGTCAGGATTGGCGAGCACTATGGCGAAGTTGTTGGTTACGGATTGCGGAGCCTTCAGCTTCTGACTCCTGATGATAATACGATCACGATTCCGCACAACCTTCTTTGGACTGATCCAATCTCCAATGCCAACAGTGGACATCTTGAAGCGCAGGTATCCACCGATGTCTATTTCGACCACTCGGTTGATATGGACCTGGTTGTCGACATTCTCTATCAGGCGGCCTACAGCAGTCAGTACACCCAGTTACGTTCTCCTGTTGTTGTAGTGATTACAGAACACCCCTGGGGTACACAGTTCAAGTTGAGGTCGTATCCCATTGATGCTCGTGATGAGTTCATCTACCGGACCGATCTGTTGAGGCGTGCAAAACGCGCTTTCGCCCATCACGACCTTGCCTATCCAAATCCCCAGCAAGTCCTGCTTCGGGCTTCAGAACCGTTGGAGAGGCTGACATGA